TGACGCGGCGCACTTCCCGATGGCCAGGCGCATCGCATTAAGCCCGGGCAGATGGCCCAGCCCGCCGTCGCCGTCAACCAGCGCCGTCACGGGCGACTCGCGGACGACGCGCACCGCGGGCTTGAGCGTGAGTTTGCCGTTGCGCCGGAACTCGTCGTAAAGCGTGAGCATCGAGATGCCGTGCGAGTCCACGCCGCGGAGGTTTGCTGCGACGAGCACGTGCGTGACGGCCTCGATGTGGTCCCCGGGCAGGCCCCACGCGTGGAGAATGGCCGCGCACTGGCGGCGGAGAAGTTCGGCGGAAACGTTCATCCGCGCTTAACTCTGCGGCGATTGCAGCGCGGCCTTGAAACGCGCGGCAAGCTGTTCGGTATGGCGCGCGAGCACGTTCAAGTCGCTGCCCACGGCGACAAACGTCGCGCCGACTTTCAACCAGTGGCGTGCATCCGCCTCGACCGGCGCGAGGATGCCCGCCGCCTTGCCCGCCTCGCGGATGCGCTTGATGGCGCTCTCGATCGTCGCGCGCACCTGCGGATTCGCCACGTCGCCGAGGTGTCCGAGCGAAGCCGCGAGGTCGCTCGGGCCGATGAAGAGGCCGTCCACACCGGGCACCGCGGCGATCTCCTCGAGGTTTTGCAGCGCGGTCGTGGTTTCGAGTTGCACGAGCACGCACATGTCGTCGTTCGCGCGCGCGAAGTAGCCCTTGTCGCGGGCGTATTTGTTTGCGCGGTGAATCGAGGCGACGCCACGGATGCCTTGCGGCGGATAGCGCGTCGCGGCCACGGCGGCCTTCGCCTCGGCTGCGTTTTGCACGTAAGGCACGAGGAGGTTTTGCACGCC
The genomic region above belongs to Verrucomicrobiota bacterium and contains:
- a CDS encoding HpcH/HpaI aldolase/citrate lyase family protein, translated to MAAAFTRQTTNPFKQALREGKVQIGLWANLCSNVATEVTAGAGFDWLLLDTEHAPNELPMIFSQLQAMTGGTAVPVLRPAWNDMVLLKRFLDIGVQNLLVPYVQNAAEAKAAVAATRYPPQGIRGVASIHRANKYARDKGYFARANDDMCVLVQLETTTALQNLEEIAAVPGVDGLFIGPSDLAASLGHLGDVANPQVRATIESAIKRIREAGKAAGILAPVEADARHWLKVGATFVAVGSDLNVLARHTEQLAARFKAALQSPQS